One genomic region from Rhizobium rosettiformans encodes:
- a CDS encoding ABC transporter substrate-binding protein: MRRLIVGLFPLLGFVGVVGGGSSVAAEQLVLNSYGGPYEEIIRSRIIEPFEAETGIRVVYDAVGSSSQDYAKIKATGGRPGFDVVVMTAAQALQGCQEGLLQELPVDVIGELAALSPRLSDAAGPCGAVHEVQYMSLLYRTDHVEGVPSSWNLLLEPALSGRVILPTFQNVMAVNLLQVMSHMNGGGLVDDLDPGFAAMASVARQSIGFEQSSALLDSYIRDGSVWAMPFWNGRAQLLVDSGAPVDYVRPAEGTIPLIATLSVPVGAENKDAAYRFIDFFLRKSSQEAWVEGYRVSSARSDITVPEELLSRQISEAELDQLLLPDLTVMATRMPEWSERWDRDVVSAARR, from the coding sequence ATGCGACGTTTGATCGTTGGTCTTTTTCCGTTGCTTGGTTTTGTGGGTGTTGTCGGTGGTGGCAGTTCGGTGGCTGCAGAGCAGCTGGTGTTGAACAGCTATGGCGGGCCTTATGAGGAGATCATCCGTTCTCGGATCATCGAGCCGTTTGAGGCTGAGACCGGCATTCGTGTGGTCTATGATGCTGTGGGGTCTTCCTCACAGGACTATGCGAAGATCAAGGCGACGGGTGGTCGTCCGGGCTTTGATGTCGTCGTCATGACCGCTGCCCAGGCACTGCAGGGGTGTCAGGAAGGTCTGCTTCAGGAACTGCCGGTTGACGTGATTGGTGAGCTTGCGGCTCTGTCGCCGCGTCTTTCTGATGCTGCCGGGCCCTGTGGGGCGGTGCATGAAGTGCAGTATATGTCGCTGCTCTATCGCACTGATCATGTCGAGGGTGTGCCATCCTCCTGGAATCTGTTGCTTGAGCCCGCGCTATCCGGTCGGGTGATCCTGCCGACCTTTCAGAATGTCATGGCGGTCAACCTGCTACAGGTGATGTCTCACATGAATGGTGGCGGACTGGTCGATGATCTCGATCCGGGTTTTGCCGCCATGGCCTCTGTGGCGCGTCAGTCGATTGGCTTTGAGCAATCCTCGGCGCTTCTTGACAGCTATATCAGGGACGGTTCCGTCTGGGCGATGCCGTTCTGGAATGGACGGGCGCAGCTGCTGGTCGATTCCGGGGCGCCTGTCGATTACGTCCGTCCCGCCGAGGGCACGATCCCGCTGATTGCGACCCTGAGCGTGCCCGTCGGTGCTGAAAACAAGGACGCGGCCTATCGCTTCATCGACTTCTTCCTGCGGAAATCCAGTCAGGAAGCCTGGGTCGAGGGCTACCGTGTCAGCAGTGCGCGCAGTGATATCACTGTGCCGGAAGAGCTTCTTTCCCGTCAGATCAGCGAGGCGGAGCTTGATCAGTTGCTTTTGCCTGATCTTACTGTCATGGCGACACGCATGCCCGAATGGTCCGAGCGTTGGGACCGTGATGTCGTGTCAGCGGCGCGTCGGTAA
- a CDS encoding IS110 family transposase, producing MTMVTLGIDLGKNLNSVVGLDAGDRVVLRRRVRRATLADLADKLQPCTVAMEACCGAHHVGRLFAAQGHEVRLMSPEYVRPYVRAQKNDDNDAAGIAEAATRPSMRFVELKSQDRLDLQTLHRARSRLVAARKTLVNQLRAILLERGHTFRQGREILEREIDPFLAEPPADLSARMLRLVGDMRAEWRSLNERINVLNDDLSEHARTDEAASRLASIPGIGVLGATALVAAIGDGEAFRQARDVPAWLGLVPKQMTTGGKPRLLRITKRGNVYLRMLLIHGARAALPSLSKQATPLGEWLRGLLSRAHRNVVIVALAAKLARIAWATLQRGVRFHPQMGAAAMT from the coding sequence ATGACCATGGTGACCCTTGGAATAGATCTGGGCAAGAACCTCAACAGTGTCGTAGGGCTGGATGCGGGGGACCGGGTTGTCCTGCGCCGCCGTGTCAGACGAGCGACCCTTGCCGACCTCGCAGACAAGCTTCAGCCCTGTACCGTAGCCATGGAGGCGTGCTGCGGCGCGCACCATGTTGGTCGCCTGTTTGCAGCGCAGGGACATGAGGTGCGCCTGATGTCTCCAGAGTATGTCCGCCCTTACGTCCGAGCGCAAAAGAATGACGACAATGATGCGGCAGGTATCGCCGAGGCGGCAACACGACCCAGCATGCGGTTCGTTGAGTTGAAGAGCCAGGACCGGCTCGACCTGCAGACCCTCCACCGCGCTCGTTCTCGTCTGGTCGCTGCGCGAAAGACACTCGTAAACCAGCTCCGGGCGATCCTGCTCGAGCGTGGACATACCTTTCGCCAGGGACGCGAGATCCTTGAACGGGAGATCGATCCATTCCTTGCTGAGCCACCTGCCGACCTTTCCGCACGCATGCTCAGGCTCGTCGGCGATATGCGAGCTGAGTGGCGATCCCTCAACGAGCGCATCAATGTGCTGAACGACGACCTGAGTGAGCACGCTCGGACAGATGAAGCCGCGAGCCGTCTGGCCTCGATTCCGGGCATTGGCGTGCTTGGCGCAACCGCACTTGTTGCGGCCATCGGAGATGGTGAGGCGTTTCGGCAGGCCCGCGACGTCCCCGCCTGGCTGGGTCTTGTGCCGAAGCAGATGACGACAGGTGGAAAGCCGCGGTTACTGAGGATAACCAAGCGGGGCAACGTCTACCTGCGCATGTTGCTGATACATGGTGCAAGAGCGGCGTTACCCAGCCTATCCAAACAAGCAACGCCTCTAGGCGAGTGGTTACGAGGGCTTTTGTCACGCGCCCACCGGAACGTCGTCATTGTCGCGCTGGCTGCTAAACTCGCCAGGATCGCTTGGGCAACGCTGCAACGTGGGGTGCGCTTCCACCCGCAGATGGGGGCTGCTGCAATGACGTAA
- a CDS encoding Tn3 family transposase → MAFLDAQSRTVLFDPPDVYEEALARYALSAEDIAFARAHRRSHNRLGFAIQLALVRDLGRPLRAGEVPPQAVVSVVADQLGIDAAVFALYAQREETRREHTREIVVALDLRPVRASDYRSLITAAAREAAATEQGEPITKAVIEALKERKLLVPVPELLIRLAMAGRAAARRQAYRGLIRGMEQPSIEALDQLLIDRSGDRSHLGWIAEAPEGTKLKNLKGLIARLEVLRSAAISDERRKTIHANRYGIIARDARILHAREIRRLTSERRYATLTAFVIERQAAITDLAIDMFCKLIGSTRRKAELSRTERRLKEAEILDGVALDHLKLGEALLAARENNTDLASAIAVSLGWDGLTASVAAARSVVRPDRSDEFDELIERHKSLRKLGRLMFGAFSFRSFRPDDPVLKAVDHLRALYSGRKLPAQVPFAFMTRKWRRRVRSDGVTIDLRAWEVAVLVHLRERLRAGDIWVDGSRAWRSFEDYLLPRPIFALMRAEGRLGLAIPDSFAEWRAERTATLDAKLKELARAAAANAIPDAAISDKGLSVSPIREEERDGIVALSRRLYILVPRIRITSLLAEVHSWTRFLDSFTHYRTGETANDEPALMAAILADATNAGAERMAESSRGVTIHQMMLMVDRHLRSETYATATAVLVDAQQAHPFAAVWGDGHISSSDGQFFPAGGRGEASLEYNAKYGKRPGASVYGFLSNRFASFFSRMIQASESEAPYVLDGLLHNESSVEIHEHATDTAGATETTFAMFHGFGYRLIPRIRNLGNRRLFVIDPDAAYDPLGALISGAVNMDVIEQHWDEVLRLKSSIGAGLVPPSVILKKLAASPRQNRLNQALREMGRIERSIFICDWLLDTKLRRRSHAILNKGESRHALARAVFLHQLGELRNRVAETMAYRASGLNLVVNAIILWNTVYLSRAVDYVRTQGIDIPAELLSQVAPLPWAHIALTGDYLWNEIDRPLERFRPIRANRFNPNNFAFP, encoded by the coding sequence ATGGCCTTCCTCGACGCGCAGTCGCGCACCGTTCTGTTCGACCCACCCGATGTTTATGAAGAGGCCCTCGCGCGCTATGCGCTGTCCGCTGAGGACATCGCTTTCGCCAGGGCGCATCGCCGATCGCATAATCGTCTGGGTTTTGCCATCCAACTCGCCCTGGTGCGTGATCTCGGTCGTCCGCTCCGCGCTGGGGAAGTTCCGCCTCAGGCAGTCGTCTCCGTTGTCGCCGACCAGTTGGGCATCGACGCTGCGGTGTTCGCACTCTATGCCCAGCGGGAGGAAACCCGTCGAGAACATACGCGGGAGATTGTCGTCGCACTGGATCTCCGGCCCGTCCGGGCGAGCGATTATCGATCCCTGATCACCGCGGCGGCACGCGAGGCAGCCGCTACCGAACAAGGCGAGCCGATCACCAAGGCCGTGATCGAAGCCCTGAAGGAGAGGAAGCTGCTCGTTCCTGTGCCGGAACTGCTGATACGTCTGGCGATGGCGGGCCGGGCGGCAGCGCGACGACAGGCTTATCGCGGCTTGATCCGGGGCATGGAGCAACCGTCCATCGAGGCGCTTGATCAGCTTCTCATCGATCGGTCCGGCGATCGGAGCCATCTCGGCTGGATTGCGGAAGCGCCGGAGGGGACGAAACTGAAAAACCTCAAGGGCCTGATTGCCCGGCTTGAGGTTCTGCGTTCGGCGGCGATTTCCGATGAGCGACGTAAAACGATCCATGCCAACCGCTATGGCATCATCGCCCGGGACGCCCGCATTCTGCATGCCCGTGAGATACGACGCCTTACATCCGAGCGCCGCTACGCCACGCTGACGGCGTTCGTCATCGAGAGGCAGGCGGCAATCACCGACCTTGCGATCGACATGTTCTGCAAACTGATCGGCAGCACCCGGCGCAAGGCTGAACTGAGCCGCACAGAACGCCGGCTGAAAGAAGCCGAGATTCTTGATGGGGTGGCGCTCGATCATCTCAAGCTTGGCGAGGCGCTTCTGGCCGCCCGTGAGAACAACACCGATCTCGCATCCGCAATTGCAGTCTCACTCGGCTGGGACGGATTGACCGCCAGCGTGGCCGCAGCCAGGTCCGTCGTGCGCCCCGATCGCAGCGACGAATTCGATGAGCTCATAGAGCGGCACAAATCGCTGCGAAAGCTGGGCAGGCTCATGTTCGGCGCGTTCTCTTTCCGGTCGTTTCGTCCCGATGATCCGGTTTTGAAGGCAGTGGATCATCTGCGTGCGCTCTACAGTGGCAGGAAACTACCCGCGCAGGTGCCGTTCGCGTTCATGACGCGCAAGTGGCGGCGACGTGTGCGCTCGGACGGTGTCACCATCGACCTTCGGGCTTGGGAAGTGGCGGTACTCGTTCACCTTCGGGAGCGCCTGCGGGCCGGTGACATATGGGTTGATGGCAGCCGAGCATGGCGCAGTTTCGAGGATTATCTTCTGCCTCGACCGATCTTTGCCCTGATGCGCGCCGAAGGCCGGCTCGGGCTTGCCATCCCTGACAGCTTTGCCGAATGGCGAGCCGAACGCACCGCCACGCTCGACGCGAAACTCAAAGAGCTGGCAAGGGCGGCGGCCGCCAACGCCATTCCGGATGCGGCTATTTCCGACAAGGGTTTGTCGGTCTCCCCGATCCGCGAGGAGGAGCGTGACGGGATCGTCGCGCTCAGCCGGCGTCTTTACATCCTCGTTCCCCGGATCAGGATCACCAGCCTGCTTGCCGAGGTCCACAGCTGGACCAGGTTCCTTGACAGCTTCACACACTATCGCACCGGCGAGACGGCGAACGACGAGCCGGCGCTGATGGCCGCTATCCTTGCCGACGCCACCAACGCCGGTGCTGAACGCATGGCGGAAAGCTCACGCGGCGTCACGATCCACCAGATGATGCTGATGGTAGATAGGCATCTGCGCTCGGAAACCTATGCTACGGCGACCGCCGTGCTGGTCGATGCGCAGCAGGCTCATCCCTTCGCCGCGGTCTGGGGCGACGGTCATATCTCCTCCTCGGACGGGCAGTTCTTTCCGGCAGGCGGGCGCGGTGAAGCCAGCCTCGAATACAATGCAAAATACGGCAAAAGACCAGGTGCTTCGGTCTATGGCTTCCTGTCCAATCGTTTCGCCTCCTTCTTCTCCCGGATGATCCAGGCGTCCGAGAGCGAAGCGCCCTACGTGCTCGACGGCCTCCTTCACAACGAAAGCTCCGTCGAAATCCATGAGCATGCAACCGATACCGCCGGCGCGACCGAAACGACATTCGCTATGTTCCATGGCTTCGGCTATAGGCTCATTCCTCGTATCCGCAATCTCGGCAATCGCAGGCTCTTCGTCATCGATCCCGACGCGGCGTACGACCCGCTCGGGGCGCTGATCTCGGGAGCCGTCAACATGGATGTCATCGAGCAGCACTGGGATGAGGTCTTGCGGCTGAAGTCATCGATTGGCGCGGGCCTCGTGCCGCCGTCCGTCATCCTCAAGAAGCTTGCCGCATCGCCTCGGCAAAATCGGCTCAATCAGGCGCTACGCGAAATGGGCCGGATTGAACGCTCGATCTTCATCTGCGACTGGTTGCTCGACACCAAGCTCCGGCGCAGATCGCATGCCATCCTCAACAAGGGTGAAAGCCGTCACGCCCTTGCCCGGGCGGTCTTCCTCCACCAGCTTGGCGAGCTGCGCAACCGCGTGGCGGAAACCATGGCCTATCGGGCGTCAGGTCTCAACCTCGTCGTCAACGCCATTATCCTGTGGAACACCGTCTATCTCAGCCGCGCTGTCGATTATGTCCGCACCCAGGGCATCGATATTCCCGCCGAGCTGCTCTCCCAAGTCGCACCACTTCCCTGGGCTCATATCGCACTCACCGGCGACTATCTCTGGAACGAAATTGACCGACCCCTCGAACGCTTCAGGCCGATCCGCGCTAACCGTTTCAATCCAAACAACTTCGCTTTCCCTTAG
- a CDS encoding helix-turn-helix domain-containing protein, which translates to MDTRKTIGWNVRLLRVELGLSQERLALETDIDRSYVGRIERGTENVTVAALDAIARALGVPVSRLFVEPDEIEPPPPLRSGRKRRSS; encoded by the coding sequence ATGGATACTCGTAAGACAATCGGCTGGAACGTTAGACTTCTGCGCGTGGAGCTTGGCCTGTCACAGGAGCGACTTGCACTTGAGACAGATATCGACCGATCCTATGTCGGGCGTATCGAGCGTGGGACCGAAAATGTAACGGTTGCTGCACTAGATGCGATAGCCAGAGCTCTCGGCGTGCCAGTATCGAGGCTCTTTGTCGAGCCAGATGAGATCGAACCTCCGCCTCCGCTACGTTCCGGTCGTAAACGACGATCGTCTTAA
- a CDS encoding sugar transferase, translating into MAELGAVGHSHAFGSSIGGSGFRRPKSLDLLLKRVLDIVASLSVLILLMPALLLIAILVRLESPGSPIFSQLRWGMNGKKIRIYKFRSMRADLCDASGVTQTVKHDPRITKLGAFLRKSNLDELPQLFNVLIGDMSLVGPRCHAIGMLAGGMLYEDLVPTYHQRHKMRPGLTGLAQVRGLRGPTDKVSKAKARVNADLYYIENFSFILDVKIIFGTIWSELKGGKGF; encoded by the coding sequence ATGGCAGAGCTGGGCGCCGTTGGTCATAGTCATGCGTTTGGGTCCTCGATTGGTGGATCCGGCTTCCGTCGACCTAAGTCTTTGGACCTTCTCTTGAAGAGGGTGCTTGATATTGTAGCATCGCTTTCCGTGCTTATTCTGTTGATGCCCGCACTTTTATTGATCGCAATCCTGGTGCGGCTTGAGAGCCCCGGTTCGCCGATTTTTTCGCAGTTGCGCTGGGGAATGAATGGCAAGAAGATCCGCATCTATAAATTTCGATCGATGCGTGCAGATCTTTGCGACGCCTCCGGCGTGACGCAGACCGTGAAGCATGATCCTCGTATTACCAAGCTGGGTGCTTTCTTGCGGAAATCTAATCTTGATGAATTGCCGCAGTTGTTCAACGTGTTGATTGGTGATATGTCACTGGTTGGACCGCGCTGCCATGCAATTGGTATGCTTGCAGGTGGAATGCTCTATGAAGACCTTGTCCCGACCTATCATCAGCGTCACAAAATGCGCCCAGGTTTGACTGGCTTGGCACAGGTAAGGGGGCTGAGGGGCCCCACCGACAAGGTCTCGAAGGCGAAAGCCCGGGTCAATGCAGATCTGTACTACATCGAAAATTTCTCCTTCATCTTGGACGTGAAGATCATTTTCGGCACCATCTGGTCGGAGCTCAAGGGTGGTAAGGGATTCTGA
- a CDS encoding recombinase family protein, translating to MLIGYMRVSSGDERQSVALQRDALLAAGVDQRHLHQDRASGARDDRPGLKACLAELCEGDVLVVWKLDRLGRSLSHLIRIVEDLKMRGVAFRSLTEAIDTTNSHGAFLFNLFGTLAEYERVLITERVNAGLAAARRRGRKGGRPPTIDTEKVEQILAALEAGASKASVCRTFKVPRSTLIDTLRRTGWTGPGKEDEPAPPV from the coding sequence ATGTTGATCGGTTACATGCGGGTATCGAGCGGTGATGAGCGGCAGTCGGTTGCCTTGCAGCGCGACGCCCTGCTCGCGGCCGGGGTCGATCAGCGTCACCTGCATCAGGATCGCGCTTCGGGCGCGCGCGACGATCGGCCGGGGCTGAAGGCTTGCCTTGCGGAATTGTGCGAGGGTGACGTGCTGGTCGTTTGGAAGCTCGACCGTCTGGGCCGATCACTCTCCCACCTGATCAGAATCGTTGAGGATCTGAAGATGCGCGGGGTCGCCTTCCGCTCTTTGACGGAAGCTATCGACACGACGAATTCGCACGGTGCGTTCCTGTTCAACCTGTTTGGCACGCTCGCCGAATACGAGAGAGTGCTGATCACGGAGCGGGTCAACGCTGGACTGGCGGCGGCACGCCGGCGCGGTCGCAAGGGCGGTAGGCCACCGACGATCGACACCGAAAAGGTTGAGCAGATTCTGGCGGCGCTGGAAGCCGGCGCCAGCAAGGCGTCGGTGTGTCGGACATTCAAGGTGCCGCGCTCGACTCTCATCGATACATTGCGGCGAACCGGATGGACCGGACCGGGCAAAGAAGATGAGCCTGCTCCCCCAGTTTGA
- a CDS encoding mannose-1-phosphate guanylyltransferase/mannose-6-phosphate isomerase, which yields MKFITPVLLVGGAGTRLWPLSRKSFPKQFAPLIGEDSLFQASAKRLYAEGFTQPVIITASEYRFIVTEQLAAVGIEPGAILIEPESRNTAPAVLAAALHIAKSDPDGLMLVAPADHVVPDPAAFRTAVAAGIEAAHADQIVTFGIRPTHAETGYGWQELSRPAVEGEPVALKRFVEKPNRDKAEVMYSSGSYLWNAGIFLFKASTILNVFRNLEPDLVAMVTEAVDQAKSDLGFLRLDPSAFSRVPSISIDYAVMERATNLITVPFAAGWSDLGGWDMVANEMGRDARGNSLGGEATAIDCDGSLLRSDTDGLHLVGLGLKDVIAVAMNDAVLIAHRSRAQDVKLAVEALAKQGARQADTFLRDHRPWGWFETLALSDRFQVKRIVVHPGAALSLQSHVHRSEHWIVVSGTARVTVDSEVKLVTENQSVYIPVGAIHRMENPGKVPMVLIEVQTGAYLGEDDIIRYEDIYSRGQGAKG from the coding sequence ATGAAGTTCATTACTCCAGTATTGCTAGTTGGTGGCGCTGGGACGCGGCTTTGGCCGCTGTCACGCAAGAGTTTTCCAAAGCAGTTTGCCCCACTGATCGGCGAAGATAGCCTGTTCCAGGCTTCTGCTAAACGGCTCTATGCCGAGGGGTTTACCCAACCTGTGATCATCACAGCGTCGGAATATCGCTTCATCGTCACCGAACAACTGGCTGCTGTCGGCATCGAACCCGGCGCAATCCTGATCGAGCCGGAGTCGCGAAATACAGCACCTGCTGTTCTGGCCGCTGCCCTTCATATCGCAAAGTCAGATCCGGACGGGTTGATGTTGGTTGCGCCTGCCGACCATGTCGTCCCCGATCCAGCAGCCTTCCGCACTGCTGTTGCAGCAGGTATTGAGGCCGCGCATGCCGACCAGATCGTCACCTTCGGCATTCGCCCTACCCATGCTGAAACCGGCTATGGCTGGCAGGAACTCTCACGCCCTGCTGTCGAAGGCGAGCCAGTAGCTCTTAAGCGTTTTGTTGAAAAGCCCAACCGCGACAAGGCGGAGGTCATGTACTCTTCTGGCTCCTATCTTTGGAATGCCGGGATTTTCCTGTTCAAGGCTTCGACTATTCTTAACGTCTTTCGCAACCTTGAGCCAGATTTGGTCGCGATGGTTACCGAGGCTGTCGATCAGGCAAAATCTGATCTCGGCTTTTTGCGGCTCGATCCATCCGCTTTTAGCCGCGTGCCCTCGATTTCTATCGATTATGCGGTAATGGAACGCGCTACAAATCTGATCACCGTCCCCTTTGCCGCCGGCTGGTCGGATCTCGGCGGCTGGGACATGGTCGCCAACGAAATGGGTAGAGATGCCCGCGGCAACAGTCTCGGAGGCGAGGCCACCGCCATCGACTGCGACGGCTCGCTATTGCGCTCCGACACGGACGGGCTGCATCTGGTCGGCCTTGGCTTGAAAGACGTGATCGCAGTGGCGATGAATGATGCCGTGCTGATTGCCCACCGCTCGCGCGCCCAGGATGTCAAGCTTGCCGTCGAAGCACTTGCAAAGCAGGGCGCCCGCCAGGCCGACACTTTTCTGCGGGACCACCGCCCGTGGGGCTGGTTCGAGACATTAGCGCTGTCCGACCGTTTCCAGGTTAAGCGCATCGTCGTGCATCCAGGAGCGGCCCTCTCCCTGCAGAGTCATGTGCATCGCTCCGAACACTGGATCGTTGTCTCAGGCACAGCGCGGGTTACCGTCGACAGCGAGGTAAAACTCGTGACCGAAAACCAGTCGGTCTACATACCGGTTGGTGCTATTCATCGTATGGAAAATCCAGGGAAGGTGCCCATGGTGCTGATCGAGGTCCAGACCGGGGCCTATCTCGGCGAAGATGATATCATTCGATACGAGGACATCTATTCGCGCGGCCAAGGCGCGAAGGGGTAG
- a CDS encoding LysR family transcriptional regulator: protein MELRQLSYFVAVAEELHFGRAAMRVNIAQPALSTQVQALEKGLGVQLLTRSTRKVELTRAGEVFYDRCVRMLGELDLSAEMARAAGGRTMREIRIGTIYPATTGVLPAFLARIGRKFPDIRLHVSNGSTSEIIRQLECGKLNLGFIRPVENIGSLRFFSIAHERYLLAVPSGNPLASKNEVTIEDLRAEKIIAFKRQNLSYTERYFAETFEEHGLNDNVAYTCDDTFSLISLVSSGLGVGFAPEWTGDLPGRDVVLKKVTGIDLKIGLGVAWSKDDPTAARDDIIDIARTLSRPKS from the coding sequence ATGGAACTCCGCCAACTCTCCTATTTTGTCGCTGTCGCTGAAGAACTGCACTTCGGTCGTGCGGCCATGCGGGTGAACATTGCCCAGCCGGCACTGAGCACGCAGGTCCAGGCGCTGGAAAAGGGGCTTGGGGTGCAGTTGCTGACGCGCTCGACCCGCAAGGTCGAACTGACGCGGGCAGGGGAGGTGTTCTACGATCGCTGTGTCAGAATGCTGGGAGAACTGGATCTGTCAGCCGAGATGGCGCGTGCGGCAGGAGGCAGGACCATGCGGGAGATCAGGATCGGCACGATCTATCCGGCGACGACAGGAGTGCTGCCGGCGTTCCTGGCGCGCATCGGCCGGAAGTTTCCCGACATCCGCCTGCATGTCTCGAATGGCTCGACATCGGAAATCATCCGGCAGCTCGAATGCGGCAAGCTGAACCTCGGCTTCATTCGGCCGGTCGAGAACATTGGCTCGCTGCGCTTCTTCTCGATTGCCCATGAGCGCTATCTGCTGGCAGTGCCGTCGGGCAATCCGCTTGCGTCAAAAAACGAAGTGACGATCGAGGATCTGAGGGCCGAGAAGATCATCGCCTTCAAGCGACAGAACCTCTCCTACACCGAGCGCTATTTTGCGGAGACCTTCGAGGAGCATGGGCTGAATGACAATGTCGCCTATACCTGTGACGACACCTTCTCGCTGATCTCGCTTGTGTCATCCGGTCTGGGCGTCGGCTTTGCACCGGAATGGACAGGAGATCTGCCGGGCAGGGACGTTGTGCTGAAGAAGGTGACAGGGATCGATCTGAAGATCGGGCTCGGTGTTGCCTGGAGCAAGGATGATCCGACAGCCGCCCGTGATGACATCATCGATATTGCCCGAACGCTATCGCGTCCAAAGAGCTGA
- a CDS encoding nucleotide sugar dehydrogenase, whose protein sequence is MKIAIFGMGYVGFTAACCITSEGHTVVGVDVSETKIAEIGRGIAPFQEPGLQELMQKALDAKLLSATQSVPDALIGTDLAIVCVGTPSGTNGAHDMRYIADVTRQIGKAMAEMPEARLTVSYRSTMRPGTCERLISPIFRSLLGADWHTRISLVYNPEFLREATAIHDYFNPPKIVIGTSDGQPSKVMDALHENIKAPVFYTCFEEAEITKFVDNSWHAVKVAFANEIGRICERLGISAAKVHEIFVSDTKLNISPYYTRPGGAFGGSCLPKDVRALTFIAHDVNAQTHLLDSLLRSNEAHKNHQFEAAQKLLPQTGGRVLMVGLAFKAGTDDLRESPNVDLARKLLEAGHKLFVFDPNLEPARLRGQNLGYVYSALPTIDELLVDKPHAEAEQWDLVVVNNTTSNLLNLVGQKIYITYSIS, encoded by the coding sequence ATGAAAATTGCCATATTCGGAATGGGCTATGTTGGGTTTACTGCGGCATGCTGTATCACAAGTGAAGGACATACGGTCGTTGGCGTTGATGTATCCGAGACCAAGATCGCTGAGATCGGACGTGGTATCGCCCCCTTCCAAGAACCAGGCCTTCAGGAGCTCATGCAAAAAGCTCTCGACGCCAAGCTGCTGTCAGCAACTCAATCAGTCCCGGATGCTTTGATTGGCACTGATCTCGCGATCGTCTGCGTCGGTACTCCCTCAGGCACGAACGGTGCTCACGACATGCGCTACATCGCCGATGTCACGCGTCAAATCGGAAAGGCCATGGCCGAAATGCCAGAGGCGCGGCTCACGGTGTCTTATCGCTCTACCATGCGGCCGGGGACATGCGAGCGTCTGATTTCGCCGATATTTCGATCACTATTAGGCGCTGATTGGCATACGCGTATTAGTTTAGTGTACAATCCCGAGTTTTTGCGTGAGGCTACTGCGATCCACGACTACTTTAACCCACCCAAAATTGTAATCGGCACAAGTGATGGTCAGCCGTCGAAGGTTATGGATGCGTTACATGAAAACATTAAGGCGCCAGTTTTTTACACATGCTTCGAGGAAGCGGAAATAACAAAATTCGTAGACAATTCCTGGCATGCAGTTAAGGTTGCTTTTGCAAATGAAATCGGTCGCATCTGTGAGAGACTAGGAATTTCGGCGGCCAAGGTACACGAAATTTTCGTTTCGGACACAAAACTTAACATATCCCCCTATTACACGCGCCCCGGCGGGGCGTTTGGCGGCTCTTGTTTGCCTAAGGATGTTAGAGCTCTGACATTTATTGCTCATGATGTGAACGCCCAGACGCATCTACTTGACAGCCTTCTTCGTTCTAACGAAGCACATAAGAACCATCAATTTGAGGCTGCTCAGAAGCTCTTGCCCCAGACAGGCGGTAGAGTGTTGATGGTTGGTCTTGCGTTCAAGGCTGGTACAGATGATTTGCGCGAGAGCCCTAACGTGGACCTTGCCCGAAAGCTTCTTGAAGCGGGACACAAGCTGTTTGTCTTCGATCCCAATCTGGAGCCCGCGCGTCTTCGTGGACAAAATCTAGGTTATGTTTATTCGGCGCTCCCGACGATTGATGAATTGCTGGTAGATAAGCCTCATGCAGAAGCCGAGCAGTGGGATCTTGTCGTGGTGAACAATACCACGTCTAATTTGCTGAACCTTGTTGGGCAAAAAATATACATCACTTACTCAATTTCATGA